One stretch of Bombus affinis isolate iyBomAffi1 chromosome 4, iyBomAffi1.2, whole genome shotgun sequence DNA includes these proteins:
- the LOC126915839 gene encoding synaptotagmin-10-like — MGVVKTASESVLEETIVPSEEANYSVQGHAEEWTETFPYQLLVGTGVALMALLLLAAVSFQCSSTWRWLMRVRRHMKEQDAESELSQQNAIRISHSLPDLQSEPITHEYVQEQKDSKKVLRQTTLPIVPMRHQSFQRQLSHRLDLPIKFSICSLENRSDSSLGLIKPELYKKELGQEDADSCSTTEMEYAGKLHFALRYDKEMEGLVVKILEARELPVKDVTGSSDPYVKVYLLPDRKKKYQTKVHRKNLNPVFNETFIFSVSYEELREQYLQFSVYDFDRFSRNDLIGQVVWKELLDCTDLEQEIEYTMDILCAMQDKVDLGKLMLSLCYLPTAGRLTVTVIKARNLKAMDITGSSDPYVKVYLLCQDRRIKKKKTSVKKNTLFPVYNEILVFDVPAENIEDVSLIVKVIDYDRIGSNELMGCTAIGADFIGIGREQWLKMLENPRKPVTQWYPLMETVPGHIPSVSSEPLPVSLSCLNSR, encoded by the exons AAGAATGGACGGAAACGTTTCCGTATCAGCTGCTGGTTGGAACGGGAGTAGCGTTGATGGCTCTATTACTGTTAGCTGCCGTGAGCTTCCAATGTTCTTCTACCTGGCGATGGTTAATGAGGGTGAGACGGCACATGAAGGAGCAAGACGCTGAGAGCGAACTATCGCAGCAAAACGCTATACGTATCAGTCATTCTCTGCCGGATCTCCAATCAGAGCCAATCACTCACGAGTACGTCCAAGAGCAAAAAGATAGCAAAAAG GTATTGCGCCAGACGACCCTACCTATCGTACCGATGAGACACCAGAGTTTTCAGAGACAACTCTCCCATCGTCTCGATCTACCGATTAAATTTAGCATTTGCAGTCTGGAGAATCGTAGCGATTCCAGTCTTGGCTTGATCAAG CCGGAACTTTACAAAAAGGAGCTGGGACAAGAGGACGCGGATAGTTGCAGTACCACGGAGATGGAGTACGCCGGCAAGCTACATTTTGCTTTACGCTATGACAAGGAGATGGAGGGTCTTGTGGTCAAA ATTCTAGAAGCTCGAGAATTACCAGTGAAGGATGTGACAGGCAGCAGCGATCCTTATGTTAAAGTGTATCTTTTACCAGACCGAAAGAAGAAGTATCAAACGAAAGTGCATCGAAAGAATCTAAATCCCGTATTCAACGAAACGTTTATATTCAG TGTATCGTATGAAGAACTGAGGGAGCAGTATCTTCAGTTTTCCGTTTACGACTTCGATCGATTTTCCCGGAACGATTTAATCGGGCAAGTGGTGTGGAAGGAGCTGCTGGACTGCACCGACCTCGAACAAGAGATTGAGTATACGATGGACATTCTGTGCGCCATGCAG GACAAAGTGGACTTGGGAAAATTGATGCTGTCGCTCTGCTACCTACCGACTGCTGGCCGGCTAACAGTGACTGTAATTAAAGCGAGAAACTTGAAAGCTATGGATATAACAGGATCGTCAG ACCCATACGTGAAGGTGTACCTGCTGTGCCAGGACAGACGaatcaaaaagaagaaaacctcTGTGAAGAAGAACACGTTGTTCCCCGTGTACAACGAGATCCTGGTGTTCGATGTGCCGGCGGAAAACATCGAGGACGTCAGTCTCATAGTAAAAGTAATCGATTACGACAG AATCGGTTCGAACGAATTAATGGGCTGCACAGCGATTGGCGCTGATTTCATTGGTATTGGACGCGAACAATGGCTGAAAATGCTGGAGAACCCCAGAAAACCGGTGACGCAATGGTATCCACTGATGGAAACGGTTCCTGGCCATATTCCATCTGTGAGTTCGGAACCTCTTCCAGTAAGTCTGAGCTGCTTGAACAGCAG ATGA